GTGGGAACGCTGTCTATCTCCATGCGCAGCCGCGATGACGCTTCGTCCACGAGGTCGATGGCCTTGTCGGGGAGGAACCTGTCGGTGATATAGCGATGAGAAAGAGTCGCCGCCGCGATGAGGGCGGGGTCCTTTATGACGACGCCATGATGGAGCTCATATTTCTCCTTGAGGCCCCTCAGTATGGCGATCGTTTCCTCGACGGAGGGCTCACCCACGTAGACCGGCTGGAAACGACGCTCCAGGGCGGCGTCCTTTTCGATGTACTTCCGGTACTCGTCGAGGGTCGTGGCGCCTATGCAGCGCAACTCGCCCCGGGCGAGGGCCGGTTTGAGCATATTCGACGCGTCGACCGCGCCCTGCGCGCCCCCGGCGCCGACGATGGTGTGGAGCTCATCGATAAACAGGACGATAGTCCCCGCCGCCTCGTCGATCTCTTTGAGGACGGCCTTGAGCCTGTCCTCGAACTCACCACGGTACTTCGCTCCCGCGAGCAGGGAACCCAGGTCGAGGGAGAGGACGCGCTTGTTCTTCAAGGTCTCCGGGATATCTCCGGATATGATCCTCTGGGCGAGACCTTCCACGATGGCCGTCTTGCCCACGCCGGGCTCGCCGATGATGACAGGGTTGTTCTTTGTCCTGCGCGACAGGACCTGCATGACCCTGCGGACCTCCTCGTCGCGGCCGATGACGGGGTCAAGCTTGCCCTTGCGGGCCTCTTCCGTCAGGTCCCGGCAGTAGCGCTGGAGCGCCTGGTATTTTTCCTCCGGGGCCTGGTCGGTCACCCGCTGGGTGCCCCTCAAGTCTTTGAGGACCGCGTAGATGCTGTCCTTTGTTATGCCGTATATCCTGAGAGTGGCCGCCGCCGGTCCATCCTTCCCGTCGGCTATGCCGATGAGGAGGTGTTCGGTGCTCACGAACTCGTCCTTGAGCCTTTCCGCTTCCGTGAACGCCGTGTCGAGGGTCTGCTTGAAGCGCGACGATATATAGGTCTGGCTCACGCCTTCCACGCGCGGTATCTTGGCAAGTTCGCGGTCGAGGTCGCGGGCTATCATGTCCGCCTTGACGCCGAGCTTTTCCAGTATGGGCCGTATGATCCCATCTTTCTGCGATATGAGGGCAAAGAGCAGGTGCTCGTTCTCGATGCTCTGCTGGCCCAGAGACTCGGCCTTCTTCTGCGCCTCCTGGATGGCCTCCTGGGCCTTTATGGTCAGTTTCTCCCAGTTCATATGTTCACCTCGTGACAGTATATGTCAGACCCTTCGTGGCCCATCTCGCCCCCGGGGACAACCTTCTGCGGCCTGCTTCATAGGGTGACATCCGAAATCTTGTCTGAAATATAAGCACGATATCCCCGGAATCAATGGGCGGCCGGCTGCCTTCCCGTGCGTTCATCACACCGGCCCGCGCCGATACCGTCCCCGGAGCCTTTTTGACATCACCCCATCGTTGTGCTAAAGAATTAGCCATGCACGTCAACTGGGAAGGGAAAGAGTACGTCTTTGAGAAGCCGATGCTCGTGTCCCGGCTCCTGCAGGAACTCAATGTCAGCCAGGAGGGCCATCTCGTTGTCGCGAACAACCGGCTCGTCACCGAAGACCACAGGCTCGGTGCCGACGATAACGTAAAGGTCATACGGGTCGTATCGGGCGGATGAAATGCAGGGTATGCGGACAGACGGCAAGCATCAGCCTGCGGTCTCACAAGACCGCCTTCTGTGACACACATTTCATTGTTTTTTTTGAGAAAAGGGTGGCCACGACCATCCGGCGTTACCGGCTCATCGGTGAGACTGACCGTCCCGTCGTGGCCGTGTCGGGTGGGAAGGATTCCCTGTCCCTGTGGCTCCTGCTGACGAAGATGGGCATCGCCGCCGACGGCGTCTACGTCGACCTCGGTATAGGCGACTACTCCCGCGTCTCGCTGGAAAAGATAAAGGCCGTGGCCGACAGGATCGGCAGGAAGGTCCACATCTTTCATGTCCCCGACGTTTTCGGCAGGAACATCAGCGAGGTGGCGAAGGGGCTGCGCCGGGCACCCTGTTCGGCATGCGGCATGATCAAGCGCTACGTCATGAACAAGGTCTGCATGGACAAGGACTACAACCTTCTGCTTACCGGACACAACCTTGATGACGAGGCTGCCGCCCTCTTCGGCAACATCCTTTACTGGAAGAAGGAATACCTCTGGAAGAAGGACATCGCCCTCGATGCCCGGGAAGGGCACCTGTCGAGGAAGGCCAAGCCCTTCTTCCTGTGCTCGGAGCGCGAGGTGGCGGCATACGCCATCATGTCCGGCATCGATTACATATACGAGGAATGCCCCTTCTCGAAGGGCGCCAAGACCATCACGTACAAGGGGATCCTTGGCGGCCTCGAGGAGGCCTCCCCGGGAACGAAGCTCATGTTCGTGAAGGGTTACCTGAAGGAGCTTCGCGGGGTGAAGGAAACGATGCATGAAGACGGCAGGGCCGGCGCGGAGTCGGAAGAGGGGTTCTGCCCCGTCTGCGGATACCCCTCCGGTGGCGGGGAGTGCGGTTTCTGCCGGGCCCTTCAGAAGTTCGAGCTTCCCTACTCGGTCCGGTTCGAGGAGTATGGTTGATATCAAT
Above is a genomic segment from Syntrophorhabdus sp. containing:
- a CDS encoding adenine nucleotide alpha hydrolase family protein, translating into MATTIRRYRLIGETDRPVVAVSGGKDSLSLWLLLTKMGIAADGVYVDLGIGDYSRVSLEKIKAVADRIGRKVHIFHVPDVFGRNISEVAKGLRRAPCSACGMIKRYVMNKVCMDKDYNLLLTGHNLDDEAAALFGNILYWKKEYLWKKDIALDAREGHLSRKAKPFFLCSEREVAAYAIMSGIDYIYEECPFSKGAKTITYKGILGGLEEASPGTKLMFVKGYLKELRGVKETMHEDGRAGAESEEGFCPVCGYPSGGGECGFCRALQKFELPYSVRFEEYG
- a CDS encoding MoaD/ThiS family protein; the encoded protein is MHVNWEGKEYVFEKPMLVSRLLQELNVSQEGHLVVANNRLVTEDHRLGADDNVKVIRVVSGG